Proteins from a genomic interval of Desulfovibrio piger:
- a CDS encoding nucleotide sugar dehydrogenase encodes MNTYEKLMTKKATLAVVGLGYVGLPLAVAFSRHMNVLGFDINAGRIEELRKGHDRTNEVTDEALAAATIEYTCDPADLVRAAVIIVAVPTPIDEHRSPDLTPVVGASHTVGRHMPKGCVVVYESTVYPGLTEEICVPILEQESGLTYGTDFTVGYSPERINPGDKVHTLETIKKIVSGSDQATADLLAQVYGSVVKAGIHRASSIKVAEAAKVIENTQRDLNIALMNELAIIFERLGIDTLEVLEAAGTKWNFLPFRPGLVGGHCIGVDPYYLTFKAEEMGFPPEVILAGRRTNDNMGKYVAECLVKRLIKNGNVVSGARVGILGFTFKENVPDLRNTRVVDVIRELKEYNVVPLVHDAEADPAEAMREYGQELVDLDQLRDLDAVLLAVSHKAYAALTPEDIKARCKDGNKAVLMDVKSFFDPQAMRAAGIDYWRL; translated from the coding sequence ATGAATACATACGAAAAACTTATGACTAAAAAGGCGACCCTGGCCGTGGTGGGCCTGGGCTATGTGGGCCTGCCCCTGGCCGTGGCTTTTTCCCGCCACATGAACGTGCTCGGTTTCGACATCAACGCCGGACGCATCGAAGAGCTGCGCAAAGGCCATGACCGCACCAACGAAGTGACCGACGAAGCCCTGGCCGCCGCCACGATCGAGTACACCTGCGACCCTGCCGACCTGGTCCGGGCCGCCGTGATCATCGTGGCCGTGCCCACCCCCATCGACGAACACCGCTCCCCCGACCTCACCCCCGTGGTGGGCGCCAGCCACACCGTGGGCCGCCATATGCCCAAGGGCTGCGTGGTGGTCTATGAATCCACGGTCTACCCCGGCCTCACCGAAGAGATCTGCGTGCCCATCCTGGAGCAGGAATCCGGCCTGACCTACGGCACGGATTTCACCGTGGGCTACTCGCCGGAGCGCATCAACCCCGGTGACAAGGTCCACACCCTGGAGACCATCAAAAAGATCGTCTCCGGTTCCGACCAGGCCACGGCCGACCTGCTGGCCCAGGTCTACGGCTCCGTGGTCAAGGCGGGCATCCACCGCGCTTCCAGCATCAAGGTGGCCGAGGCCGCCAAGGTCATCGAGAACACCCAGCGCGACCTGAACATCGCGCTCATGAACGAGCTGGCCATCATCTTCGAGCGCCTGGGCATCGACACCCTCGAAGTGCTGGAAGCCGCCGGTACCAAATGGAATTTCCTGCCCTTCCGTCCCGGTCTGGTGGGCGGCCACTGCATCGGCGTGGACCCCTACTACCTGACCTTCAAGGCCGAGGAGATGGGCTTCCCCCCCGAAGTCATCCTGGCCGGTCGCCGCACCAACGACAACATGGGCAAATATGTGGCCGAATGCCTGGTCAAGCGCCTGATCAAGAACGGCAACGTGGTCAGCGGCGCGCGCGTGGGCATCCTGGGCTTCACCTTCAAGGAGAATGTGCCCGACCTGCGCAACACCCGCGTGGTGGACGTGATCCGCGAACTCAAGGAATATAATGTGGTCCCGCTGGTGCATGACGCCGAGGCCGACCCGGCCGAAGCCATGCGCGAATACGGGCAGGAGCTGGTGGATCTGGACCAGCTGCGCGACCTGGATGCCGTGCTGCTGGCCGTGAGCCACAAGGCCTACGCCGCCCTGACGCCCGAAGACATCAAGGCCCGCTGCAAGGACGGCAACAAGGCCGTGCTCATGGACGTGAAGAGCTTCTTCGACCCGCAGGCCATGCGTGCCGCGGGCATCGACTACTGGAGACTATAA
- a CDS encoding glycosyltransferase family 2 protein, translating into MEQNLTPSISVIMPSLNVAQYIDECLSSVINQSLKNIEIICVDAGSTDGTLEKIKNYAEKDERIKVIVSEKKSYGYQINLGLKMAKGKYIGIVETDDYININMYEELFNTAEKYNLDFVKADFYRFINNDNSELELFYNKLSQNKSYYNRVITPRVALETFSFIMNTWSGIYKNDFLKKYNIDHNETPGAAFQDTGFWFQTFSFADRAYFIDKPFYMNRRDNPNSSVFDRKKIFAAQSEYNYIYSKLQNFPQIKQAVLPAFQYYRYKHYCASMNRSDESLQLEFLKHFSQDYIISKNKNELDESLFPEGAKNNLHSIIESPENYYHTLNNIPKKNLYNTENMYHRHKTHKGSSYALSIIIAVYNAEKTILKCINSILRQTLKQIEIICIDDGSIDQSFNILKKLEKEYDQIIIRSQQNQGAGSARNKAIELAQGEFIAFMDADDRYPEDDILETLYNKAKENNANICGGSFSYQKNGVVHKNYSGIFKLYTFTKEEFIDYKDYQFDYGYTRFIYNLQILKKHNITFPEIRRFQDPPFFVRAMITAGKFYAIPKIVYLYNKENNNVNWTAQTVHDLLHGIIENLELSKEYHLPTLHRITVEHLNADFKKIITGFLTKDNPDLLELVCKANNTISSDLLLEAGYDININKKYIIKCIKELFMDDENKKISLTITGQHGKHIYTNFTEVKISEYHDADKILVRENFLLKNKIQKIKSSFSYKIGRAITFIPRLVNRKLNNKNR; encoded by the coding sequence ATGGAACAGAATCTTACCCCCTCAATCTCAGTCATTATGCCTTCACTTAATGTTGCTCAATATATTGATGAGTGTCTATCCAGCGTGATTAATCAAAGTTTAAAAAATATTGAAATAATTTGCGTTGATGCAGGTTCAACAGACGGAACATTGGAAAAGATAAAAAATTATGCAGAAAAAGATGAAAGAATAAAAGTTATCGTATCAGAAAAAAAAAGCTATGGTTATCAAATTAATTTAGGCCTTAAAATGGCGAAAGGGAAATATATTGGTATAGTTGAAACTGATGACTATATCAATATCAACATGTATGAAGAACTATTCAATACTGCAGAGAAATACAATCTTGACTTTGTTAAAGCAGATTTCTATAGATTTATAAATAACGACAATAGTGAATTAGAATTATTCTACAATAAATTAAGTCAGAACAAATCTTACTATAATCGAGTAATTACTCCAAGAGTAGCTCTTGAAACATTTTCCTTTATCATGAACACCTGGTCCGGGATTTATAAGAATGATTTTCTTAAGAAGTATAATATTGATCATAACGAGACTCCTGGAGCCGCTTTTCAGGATACCGGTTTTTGGTTTCAAACTTTTTCATTCGCTGATAGAGCATATTTTATAGATAAACCATTTTATATGAATAGGCGAGATAATCCAAATTCTTCTGTATTTGATAGAAAAAAAATTTTTGCAGCACAGAGTGAGTATAATTATATCTATTCAAAATTACAAAATTTTCCTCAAATAAAACAAGCTGTGTTACCAGCATTCCAGTACTACAGGTATAAACATTACTGCGCTTCTATGAATCGAAGTGATGAGAGTTTACAATTAGAGTTTTTAAAACATTTTAGCCAAGACTATATAATATCAAAAAACAAGAACGAATTAGACGAGTCTTTATTTCCAGAAGGTGCAAAAAATAACTTGCATAGTATTATCGAATCTCCAGAAAATTATTACCACACACTTAATAATATTCCTAAAAAAAATTTATATAATACAGAAAACATGTACCATAGACACAAGACTCACAAAGGATCATCCTATGCACTCTCTATTATTATTGCTGTATATAACGCAGAAAAAACAATATTAAAATGTATTAATAGTATTCTCAGGCAGACCCTAAAACAGATTGAAATTATTTGTATAGATGATGGATCAATCGATCAGTCATTTAATATCTTAAAAAAGCTTGAAAAAGAATATGATCAAATCATCATTCGTAGCCAGCAAAATCAAGGGGCAGGAAGCGCTAGAAATAAAGCCATCGAATTAGCACAAGGGGAATTTATCGCTTTTATGGATGCTGACGATCGGTATCCAGAAGACGATATACTTGAAACATTATATAATAAAGCAAAAGAAAATAATGCAAATATATGCGGTGGATCTTTTAGTTATCAAAAAAACGGTGTCGTTCATAAAAACTATAGCGGCATTTTTAAATTATATACATTTACAAAGGAAGAATTTATAGACTATAAAGATTATCAGTTTGACTATGGATATACTCGATTTATATATAATTTACAAATATTGAAAAAACATAACATCACATTTCCTGAAATCAGACGGTTCCAAGATCCTCCCTTCTTTGTAAGGGCCATGATTACTGCTGGAAAATTTTATGCCATTCCCAAAATTGTATATCTATATAACAAAGAAAACAACAATGTCAACTGGACAGCGCAGACCGTTCATGACTTACTCCATGGGATCATAGAAAACTTGGAGTTATCAAAAGAATACCACCTTCCTACGCTCCATAGAATAACAGTGGAACACCTTAATGCTGACTTCAAAAAAATAATTACTGGTTTCTTAACAAAAGATAATCCTGATTTACTAGAGCTAGTTTGCAAAGCAAACAATACAATTTCTTCAGATTTATTACTTGAAGCAGGATATGATATTAACATCAATAAGAAATATATCATTAAATGTATAAAAGAGCTATTCATGGATGATGAAAATAAAAAAATATCATTAACGATAACGGGACAACATGGGAAACACATCTACACAAATTTTACAGAAGTAAAAATAAGTGAATATCACGATGCTGATAAAATACTTGTCAGAGAAAACTTCCTATTAAAAAATAAAATTCAAAAAATTAAATCAAGCTTTTCCTATAAAATAGGACGGGCTATTACTTTTATTCCGCGCTTAGTAAATAGAAAACTGAATAACAAAAATAGATAA
- the glf gene encoding UDP-galactopyranose mutase translates to MQYIIVGAGFWGATLAERIATVLKEPVTIIDRRDHIGGNCHSSLDEETGIECHRYGSHIFHTSLSQVWEYINQFGEFTSYQHKVFITYQGKVYTMPINLSTINAYYGKNFRPAEAAAFLEAEIARDYIAEPKNLEEKAISLIGRPLYEAFIKGYTHKQWEHDPRELPASIINRLPFRTTYNANYFNDTWQGVPKDGYFSIFKRMLDNPLITLKLNCEYESIKAQISADCTVIYTGMPDQLFQYKYGELEWRSLRFEWETLPVQDYQGTTVMNYADVEVPFTRLHEFKHYHPERKEPFALNKTVICREYSKTYKNGDEAYYPVNNARNNDMYAKYAEEAAKMPNLILGGRLGAYRYWDMDKAIADALNVFETKILPAGVRS, encoded by the coding sequence ATGCAATATATCATCGTCGGCGCAGGCTTCTGGGGTGCCACCCTTGCCGAGCGCATAGCTACTGTGCTGAAGGAACCTGTCACCATCATCGACAGGCGCGATCATATCGGCGGCAACTGTCATTCGTCTCTGGACGAAGAGACGGGCATCGAGTGCCACCGGTATGGCTCGCATATCTTTCACACCTCGCTGTCGCAGGTGTGGGAATACATCAATCAGTTTGGGGAGTTCACCAGCTATCAGCACAAGGTGTTCATCACCTACCAGGGCAAGGTCTACACCATGCCCATCAATCTGAGCACCATCAACGCGTATTACGGTAAAAACTTCCGTCCGGCGGAAGCTGCCGCCTTTTTGGAGGCAGAGATCGCCCGCGATTACATCGCGGAGCCGAAAAACCTTGAGGAGAAGGCCATCTCCCTGATCGGCCGCCCCTTATACGAGGCGTTCATCAAGGGCTATACCCACAAGCAGTGGGAGCATGACCCGCGGGAACTGCCCGCCTCCATCATCAACCGCCTGCCGTTCCGTACAACCTATAATGCCAACTACTTCAACGATACCTGGCAGGGGGTTCCCAAGGACGGTTACTTCAGCATCTTCAAGCGGATGCTGGACAATCCGCTCATCACGCTGAAGCTGAACTGCGAGTACGAGAGCATCAAAGCGCAGATCTCTGCGGACTGTACCGTCATTTATACCGGCATGCCGGACCAGCTCTTCCAGTACAAATACGGGGAGCTGGAATGGCGCTCCCTGCGTTTTGAATGGGAAACGCTGCCCGTCCAGGACTATCAGGGCACAACGGTGATGAATTATGCGGATGTGGAGGTCCCCTTCACCCGTCTGCATGAGTTCAAGCACTATCATCCTGAGCGCAAGGAACCGTTTGCTCTGAACAAAACGGTCATTTGCCGGGAATACTCCAAAACGTACAAAAATGGAGATGAGGCCTATTATCCCGTAAACAATGCGCGCAATAACGACATGTACGCAAAGTATGCGGAAGAGGCGGCAAAAATGCCGAATCTCATCCTTGGCGGTCGCCTTGGAGCATACCGCTACTGGGATATGGACAAGGCCATTGCCGATGCCCTGAATGTTTTTGAAACCAAGATCCTTCCCGCAGGAGTCCGGTCATGA
- a CDS encoding NAD-dependent epimerase/dehydratase family protein, protein MKILVTGGAGYIGSHTCKALARAGHEVRVYDNLSTGFRGLVKWGDLVEGTSLIRNG, encoded by the coding sequence ATGAAAATACTGGTGACAGGTGGGGCCGGCTATATCGGCAGCCATACCTGCAAAGCTCTGGCGCGTGCCGGGCATGAGGTACGCGTCTATGATAACCTTTCCACCGGTTTTCGCGGCCTCGTCAAATGGGGCGATCTGGTGGAAGGGACATCCTTGATACGGAACGGCTGA
- a CDS encoding GDP-mannose 4,6-dehydratase has product MGRSGGRDILDTERLKTCLTEWQPEGIIHFAAFSQVRESVSNPGKYIHNNVAGTLSILEAMRSTGVRNIVVSSTAAVYGIPERCPITEDLPAAPINPYGETKLFMEWMLADFARAYGLSWTALRYFNAAGADPGGECGECHMPETHLIPRALMAITGEISDFRIMGGVTILHLTEHVSGTTSM; this is encoded by the coding sequence ATGGGGCGATCTGGTGGAAGGGACATCCTTGATACGGAACGGCTGAAAACTTGTCTCACAGAATGGCAGCCGGAAGGCATCATCCACTTTGCAGCGTTCTCCCAGGTGAGAGAATCCGTGAGCAATCCCGGAAAGTACATCCACAACAATGTCGCCGGGACCTTGAGCATCCTGGAAGCCATGAGGAGCACGGGGGTACGGAATATCGTGGTCTCCAGCACGGCAGCGGTTTACGGTATCCCGGAACGTTGTCCCATCACGGAAGATCTGCCTGCCGCCCCCATCAACCCTTACGGTGAAACCAAACTGTTCATGGAATGGATGCTGGCAGATTTTGCCCGGGCATACGGTCTCTCTTGGACGGCGTTGCGATATTTCAATGCCGCAGGCGCTGATCCCGGAGGGGAATGTGGCGAATGCCATATGCCGGAGACCCATCTCATCCCGCGCGCTCTCATGGCCATCACGGGCGAAATTTCAGATTTCCGTATTATGGGGGGGGTGACTATCCTACACCTGACGGAACATGTATCCGGGACTACATCTATGTAG
- the galU gene encoding UTP--glucose-1-phosphate uridylyltransferase GalU: MQPFRKVVVPVAGWGTRSLPASKNVPKEMLPIYNRPVIQYVMEEALRSGVTSAIFVTNRDKSVIKDYFDYNLQLEAVLQRGGKQDKLAEIHQVAEMVNIMSVRQKQQRGLGHAVLCARDLVANEPFAVMLGDDIMFGSVPGIHQLIEVAQAENMPVVGVMEVPQEEVSKYGIIEGEEIAPGVYRVRDMVEKPAVDKAPSRLAVVGRYALFPDIFDYLDKVEPGHGGEIQLTDALKARAREKGMLAVKLAGIRFDAGNWSDYLTANIYFGLQDENLRYELLKKLKNIIQFE, from the coding sequence ATGCAACCTTTCCGCAAAGTCGTCGTCCCTGTGGCCGGCTGGGGGACACGTTCCCTGCCGGCCAGCAAGAATGTGCCCAAGGAGATGCTGCCCATCTACAACAGGCCGGTCATCCAGTACGTCATGGAAGAAGCTCTGCGTTCCGGCGTGACCAGTGCCATCTTCGTCACCAACAGGGACAAGAGCGTCATCAAGGACTATTTCGATTACAACCTGCAGCTTGAAGCCGTCCTGCAGCGGGGCGGCAAGCAGGACAAGCTGGCCGAGATCCATCAGGTAGCCGAAATGGTCAACATCATGTCCGTCAGGCAAAAGCAGCAACGCGGCCTGGGGCATGCTGTCCTGTGCGCCAGGGACCTCGTCGCCAATGAACCGTTTGCCGTCATGCTGGGGGATGATATCATGTTTGGCAGTGTCCCCGGCATCCATCAGCTGATCGAAGTGGCGCAGGCCGAGAACATGCCTGTCGTTGGTGTGATGGAAGTCCCGCAGGAAGAAGTCAGCAAATACGGTATCATCGAGGGCGAAGAAATCGCTCCCGGTGTCTACCGCGTACGGGATATGGTGGAAAAACCTGCTGTGGACAAGGCTCCTTCCCGTCTTGCCGTGGTCGGCAGATATGCCCTGTTCCCGGATATCTTCGATTATCTGGACAAGGTGGAGCCCGGCCATGGCGGTGAGATCCAGCTGACGGATGCCCTGAAGGCCCGGGCCCGCGAAAAGGGGATGTTGGCGGTGAAACTGGCCGGTATCCGTTTTGACGCCGGTAACTGGAGCGATTATCTCACAGCCAATATCTACTTTGGCCTGCAAGACGAAAACTTGCGTTATGAGTTGTTGAAAAAGCTAAAAAACATCATCCAGTTCGAATAA
- the kdsA gene encoding 3-deoxy-8-phosphooctulonate synthase codes for MLSICFSNTGPLSVIAGPCAIEGRQQTLEAAAALKEIFLQAGVPLIFKSSFDKANRSSGASYRGVGMTEGLSILAEVRELYDVPVITDIHLPEQAIPVAEAVDMLQIPAFLCRQTDLLLAAAATGKPVNIKKGQFLSPWEMRHVLAKARSTGNERICLCERGSSFGYNNLVVDMRGLEIMKATGHPVIFDATHSVQLPGAGDGKSGGQREFVAALARAAVAVGVAGLFLETHPDPDKAPCDGPNMLPFTALPSQLATLKELDCVVKAGMEKMDKEVTVCVP; via the coding sequence ATGCTGAGCATCTGTTTTTCCAATACTGGTCCCCTGTCTGTTATCGCTGGTCCTTGTGCCATCGAGGGTCGGCAGCAGACATTGGAGGCGGCCGCGGCCCTGAAGGAGATCTTTCTTCAGGCCGGTGTTCCCCTGATCTTCAAGTCTAGTTTCGACAAGGCCAACCGCAGTTCCGGCGCCTCCTATCGTGGCGTGGGAATGACAGAAGGGCTGTCCATCCTGGCGGAAGTGCGGGAACTCTACGATGTTCCCGTCATTACGGATATCCATTTGCCGGAGCAGGCCATACCCGTGGCCGAAGCAGTGGACATGCTGCAGATCCCGGCATTCCTCTGTCGGCAAACAGACTTGTTGCTGGCTGCGGCGGCTACGGGAAAACCGGTGAATATCAAAAAGGGACAGTTCCTTTCGCCCTGGGAGATGCGTCACGTGCTGGCTAAAGCCCGCAGTACGGGTAATGAGCGCATCTGCCTGTGCGAGCGTGGCAGCAGCTTCGGCTACAACAACTTGGTTGTGGACATGCGCGGGCTGGAGATCATGAAGGCGACCGGACACCCTGTCATTTTCGATGCCACCCATTCCGTACAGCTGCCCGGTGCGGGCGACGGCAAGAGCGGCGGGCAACGGGAGTTCGTGGCCGCCCTGGCCCGCGCTGCTGTGGCGGTGGGGGTGGCAGGACTTTTCCTGGAGACCCATCCCGATCCTGACAAAGCTCCCTGCGACGGCCCCAACATGCTGCCCTTCACCGCCCTGCCTTCCCAGCTGGCCACGCTCAAAGAGCTGGACTGCGTCGTCAAGGCAGGCATGGAAAAAATGGACAAGGAAGTCACCGTATGCGTACCCTAG
- the kdsB gene encoding 3-deoxy-manno-octulosonate cytidylyltransferase — protein MRTLAVIPARYASTRLPGKPLLDICGKPMIQRVYEAVQEATLVDTVLVATDDVRIIQAVEAFGGRAILTSPQCASGTDRLVEAARQEQADIYLNVQGDEPLLRPADVDKLVKALLDNPHMAAATPCYPITFEQAADLNLVKIVRSDSGAALYFSRARIPFDRDEEGTGAYWGHMGMYAYRPDALKIFADHEPGMLERTEKLEQLRLLQHGVGIQTVELPPCAPGVDTPEDLERVRAIVAGKDFSASAPATPSTSLTGIRLVITDVDGVLTDGGLYYGPDGECLKRFHAQDGQGMVMLHKAGIRVAVLSGRDCPALRRRLNDLGIDMFRLGKVEKRAACESLLQEAGVSAHEALFIGDDLPDLDGFACCGLGVTVANARNEVKRAADIVLQTQGGQGAFRELVDMLLSQR, from the coding sequence ATGCGTACCCTAGCTGTCATTCCTGCCCGGTATGCCTCTACTCGTCTGCCGGGCAAACCCCTGCTGGACATCTGCGGCAAGCCCATGATCCAGCGTGTCTATGAAGCTGTCCAAGAAGCCACCCTGGTGGATACGGTGCTGGTGGCCACGGATGATGTCCGTATCATCCAGGCTGTGGAAGCCTTTGGCGGCCGGGCCATCCTGACCTCCCCACAATGCGCTTCCGGTACGGATCGTCTTGTGGAAGCGGCCCGGCAAGAACAGGCCGATATTTACTTGAATGTCCAAGGCGATGAACCTCTGCTGCGCCCGGCTGATGTGGACAAGTTGGTAAAGGCCCTGCTTGACAATCCACACATGGCGGCTGCTACCCCCTGCTATCCTATCACGTTTGAGCAAGCCGCTGATCTCAATTTGGTCAAGATCGTACGTAGCGATAGCGGTGCGGCCCTTTATTTCAGCCGGGCCCGTATCCCTTTTGACCGGGACGAAGAAGGGACGGGCGCCTATTGGGGACATATGGGCATGTATGCCTATCGCCCGGACGCCCTGAAGATCTTCGCGGACCATGAACCGGGGATGCTGGAGCGCACGGAAAAACTGGAACAGTTGCGCCTGCTGCAGCATGGCGTCGGCATCCAGACCGTGGAACTTCCACCGTGCGCGCCGGGTGTGGATACGCCTGAAGACCTGGAGCGGGTCAGGGCCATCGTGGCGGGCAAAGATTTCTCTGCCTCTGCGCCTGCGACGCCTTCTACTTCACTGACAGGCATCCGCCTGGTCATCACGGATGTGGACGGCGTGCTCACCGACGGCGGCCTGTACTACGGCCCTGACGGCGAATGCCTCAAGCGTTTCCACGCCCAGGACGGTCAGGGCATGGTCATGCTCCACAAAGCGGGCATCCGCGTGGCAGTCCTGTCCGGCCGGGACTGTCCGGCCCTGCGCCGTCGTCTGAACGATTTGGGGATCGATATGTTCCGTCTGGGCAAGGTCGAAAAACGCGCAGCCTGCGAAAGTCTGCTGCAGGAGGCGGGCGTCAGTGCACACGAAGCCCTGTTTATCGGCGATGATCTGCCTGATCTGGATGGATTCGCCTGCTGCGGGCTAGGGGTAACTGTGGCCAATGCCCGGAACGAGGTCAAACGTGCGGCAGACATCGTCCTGCAGACACAGGGCGGTCAGGGGGCCTTCCGCGAACTTGTGGATATGCTCCTGTCACAACGATAA
- a CDS encoding KpsF/GutQ family sugar-phosphate isomerase, whose protein sequence is MTQGKFIPTAATVLFQEADALRILADSLGPAFDEAVDCLLHIDGRIAVTGMGKSGHVARKVAATLSSTGSPAFFIHPAEASHGDLGMLARGDAVLAFSNSGETQELTDIIAYAARYRLPLVAVTKRPDSMVGKNADYVLQLPDVKEACPIGCAPTTSTTMQLALGDALALTLLQAHGFRPEDFRRFHPGGKLGKKLRQVREIMHVGDSLPLAGPDAPMGDVIYIMSSKGFGAVGIVEGDKLIGFISDGDLRRHMAPDLLQKKARDIMSLHPFSLSPECLVEKALALLAERKITSSFVVDHDRVIGFIHVHDML, encoded by the coding sequence ATGACTCAAGGTAAATTCATCCCGACGGCGGCAACTGTCCTCTTCCAGGAGGCAGACGCCCTGCGCATACTCGCGGACAGCCTGGGCCCCGCTTTTGATGAGGCTGTAGACTGCTTGCTGCATATAGATGGACGCATCGCAGTTACTGGCATGGGCAAGAGCGGTCATGTAGCGCGCAAGGTGGCAGCTACCTTGTCTTCTACGGGCAGTCCGGCCTTCTTCATCCACCCGGCGGAAGCCAGCCATGGAGATCTGGGCATGCTGGCCAGGGGGGACGCCGTACTCGCCTTCTCAAACTCGGGAGAAACTCAGGAATTAACGGACATCATCGCTTATGCGGCCCGCTATCGCCTGCCTCTTGTTGCCGTCACAAAGCGGCCTGACAGCATGGTGGGGAAAAATGCCGATTATGTGTTGCAGCTTCCTGATGTGAAGGAAGCCTGTCCTATAGGTTGCGCCCCCACGACATCCACCACCATGCAACTGGCCCTGGGAGATGCTCTGGCGCTGACGCTCTTACAGGCACACGGCTTCCGCCCGGAAGATTTCCGGCGATTCCACCCCGGTGGCAAGCTGGGCAAAAAACTCCGGCAAGTCAGGGAGATCATGCATGTGGGGGATAGCCTGCCCCTGGCTGGCCCGGACGCCCCCATGGGCGATGTCATCTATATCATGAGCAGCAAGGGTTTTGGGGCGGTCGGCATCGTAGAAGGAGACAAACTGATCGGCTTCATCTCGGATGGAGATCTGCGACGCCATATGGCCCCGGACCTGTTACAAAAAAAAGCACGGGACATTATGTCATTACATCCTTTTTCCCTGTCACCCGAGTGTCTGGTGGAAAAGGCACTGGCCCTACTGGCAGAACGTAAGATCACCAGCTCCTTTGTGGTCGATCATGACCGTGTGATAGGATTCATCCATGTCCATGACATGCTGTAA
- a CDS encoding DVU3141 family protein, whose amino-acid sequence MKRLLPLLICLLLAACAPRNDQAAAPVNQPVLSPDQQMANFLGDSHPGASASFSGTSYGDYVTVTTREDYISALGELCREGLVNSSGGITRIAVCRDKKEQAWRLAPRIFPQGAL is encoded by the coding sequence ATGAAACGCCTGCTTCCGCTTCTTATATGTCTGCTGCTGGCAGCGTGTGCGCCCCGTAATGACCAGGCTGCCGCTCCAGTGAACCAGCCTGTACTTTCGCCTGACCAGCAGATGGCCAACTTTTTGGGGGATAGCCATCCCGGCGCCTCCGCATCTTTTTCCGGCACAAGCTACGGCGACTATGTGACAGTGACCACGCGCGAAGATTATATCTCTGCCCTCGGAGAGCTCTGCCGTGAAGGCCTTGTCAACAGCTCTGGAGGCATCACCCGTATCGCGGTCTGCCGTGACAAAAAAGAGCAAGCATGGCGTCTGGCTCCCCGTATCTTTCCTCAGGGGGCCCTTTAG
- a CDS encoding ABC transporter permease, producing the protein MTTAPALDTQARVILALALREVHTLYGGKSLGYLWAVIQTAFGVAVFWAVRYFAHAAAPHGMTVLTYLVAGFGVWNIINQTLGKCMAAIDGNRALLTFPQVTPLDIMLARCLVVTATQTVSMSIILGCGTLFGYKVAISSVGLLIICILLATLLGLGLGALLGSLSLYLPALQQIIPMIMRILFFASGIFYSVSAFSHRVGDFLMLNPIMQLIELVRMALANGYVSLYADFWYVVQVTLGSLFLGLLLERYVRRRVTQ; encoded by the coding sequence ATGACAACGGCTCCCGCGCTGGATACGCAGGCACGCGTCATCCTGGCTCTGGCCTTGCGTGAAGTGCATACACTTTACGGTGGCAAAAGCCTGGGCTATCTCTGGGCCGTCATCCAGACAGCCTTTGGTGTAGCCGTCTTTTGGGCTGTCCGCTACTTTGCCCATGCTGCTGCCCCCCACGGGATGACAGTGCTGACCTATCTGGTGGCCGGTTTCGGAGTTTGGAACATCATCAACCAAACTTTGGGCAAGTGTATGGCTGCCATCGACGGAAACCGCGCTTTGCTGACATTCCCGCAGGTGACTCCCCTGGACATCATGCTGGCGCGCTGTCTTGTCGTCACAGCTACCCAAACAGTTAGTATGTCCATCATCTTAGGGTGCGGAACCCTCTTTGGTTATAAAGTGGCCATTTCCAGTGTGGGGCTGCTCATCATCTGCATCCTGCTGGCCACACTGCTAGGTTTGGGGTTGGGAGCCCTGTTGGGCTCGTTGTCTCTCTATCTTCCAGCCTTGCAACAAATTATCCCCATGATCATGCGCATCCTCTTCTTTGCTTCGGGGATTTTCTATTCCGTCAGCGCGTTCTCTCACAGGGTGGGCGACTTTCTGATGCTCAATCCCATCATGCAGCTCATCGAGCTTGTACGCATGGCCCTGGCCAACGGCTATGTTTCCCTGTATGCGGATTTCTGGTATGTGGTGCAGGTGACTTTGGGATCCCTGTTTTTGGGATTGTTGCTGGAGCGTTATGTACGCCGGAGAGTGACACAATGA